The Acidobacteriota bacterium genomic interval GCGCGCCGGTACGATCGTGTCGCGCAACCAGCTTGCCGAGCACGTGTGGGGCGGCGACTACGATCCGGGCTCGAACGTGGCGGACGTCTACGTGGGCTACCTGCGCCGCAAGCTCGCCGGCACGGCGGCAGCCGACCAGATCAGGACGATTCGCGGGCTCGGGTACATGTTGGCGCGTTCGGAGACCTGAGTGCGCGCGCCGCTGTCTTTCAGGACCCGCCTCACGCTGCGCTGGACCATCGCGTTCGGCCTGCTGCTCGCCTGCGCAAACCTTGCGGTGTACCTCGGCGTGCGTACCTACGTGCACCGCGACTTCGATGCCACGCTCCGCACGCTGGCGGGCACCGAGATCGTGTCGTCGACGGACGAGGACGGCGAGCTCCACCTGCACGACCTCGCGCTCGAGGACCTGATCGGTGGCGACTACACCGACAAGTTCGTGCAGTACTTCTCCCTCGACGGCCGCATCGCGTTCCAGTCGACGGTGCTCGGCGGCAGGCGCGTGCTCGACGAGGCGGAGTTCGCGCGCGCGCTGGCGGGCGATCACCGCGTCATCACGCTGCGCATCGGCGACAGGCGCGGACGCGTGGTCACGGCGCTGATCCGCGATGCCTCCACGTCGTACGTCGCGGCGATCGGGCTATTCACCGACGCGCTCGACCTGATGCTGTCTCGCCTCGCCGCCATCCTCGTCGCCGTGTGGGTCCTCGCGCTCGGCGCCACGGCGTGGATCGGCTTCCTCCTCGCGTCACGCGCGCTCGAACCCATCGACGCGATCACCGCGCGCGCCGCGCGCATCGCGACGGGCGACATCGACATGCGTCTCGATCCGCCGCACGTGGACGATGAGATCGGGCGAATGACGCGGCTGCTGAACGAGATGCTCGACAGGCTGCACGCCGTGATCGACAGCCACAAGCGGTTCGCCGCCGACGCGTCGCACGAACTGCGTTCGCCGCTCACGGCGATGGCCGGCGAGATCGACGTCGCGTTGCGGCGCGAACGCGACACCGACGACTATCGCGACACGCTGGAGCGCCTGCGCGCGCAGATCGACGGCCTGACGCAGGTATCCGAGCACCTCATGCTCCTTGCACGCGTCGAGGAGCGCGGAGAGTACGTGGCAGCCGAGGAGGTCTCGCTCGACACGCTCGTCGGCGACGCATGCACCAGGGTCGCAGGACTGGCGACCGCGCGCGGCGTCACGATCGCGTCGGACGCGCTCGACGGGTTCGTGGCGTACGGCCAGCCCGGCCTCCTCGCCCGCGTGATCGACAACCTGTTGTCCAACGCGATCCAGTACAACAGGGACGGCGGGACGGTTCGCATCGCCGCGTTCGACGAGCCCGCGGCCGGCGACGCGTGGGAAACGGGCCGGGTGCGCATCGAGGTGTCGGATACGGGGCCTGGTATCCCCGCGGACGAATGGGAGCGCATCTTCGATCGCTTCTACCGCCGCGAACCGTCGCGATCGCGACGCACGGGCGGCGCGGGGCTCGGCCTGGCCCTGAGCCGCGCCATCACCGCCTGGCACGGCGGCACCCTGCGCGTCCGCGCGTCGGGCGCGCAGGGGACGACATTCGAACTCGTCCTCCCGGGTCAGCGCGACCAACGGTAGGGGCGGCGCATCTGTGTCAGACTTCGCGACAACCCCGGAGGATCACATGTCATCGATCGACACTTCGACGCTCTCCCGCCGCACGTTCCTAGCGGCGACCCTCGCCACGCCGCTGACGGCAGCGCTCTCGGCCGCTGTCCGACCCACTGTCGGTCTCGAGCTGTTCTCGGTCCGTGGGGAGCTCGCCAAGGACCTGTTCGGTACGGTTCGCAAGGTGGCCGGGATCGGCTACGAAGCCGTCGAGTTCTTCTCGCCGTACTACCAATGGGACACGGCCTACGCCAAACAGGTGCGGCAACTGCTCGACGACGTGGGGCTGAAGGCGCCGTCGACGCACAACTCCGCCGACGTGTTCACGCCCGAGGGGCTGAAGAAGGCGGTCGAGTTGAACCAGGCCATCGGCTCGACGCTCGTCGTGATGGCGAGCGCGGGCCGTGGCGTCAGCACCATCGACGACTGGAAACGACTGTCCGATCGGCTCGCGCAGGCGTCGGAGACGCTGCGCCCGCTCGGCATGCGCGCGGGCTTCCACAATCACCAGAACGAGTTCACGGCCGTCGAGGGCACGCGACCGATGGACGTGATCGCCAGCCGCACGCCGCGCGACTTCGTGCTGCAGCTCGATGTCGGCACGTGCGTCCACGCCGGGCAGGATCCCGTGGCGTGGATCAAGGCGCACCCCGGACGCATCGCGAGCATCCACTGCAAGGACTGGGCGCCTGGCGAAGGACCCGACAAGGGATACCACGTGCTTACGGGTGAAGGCACCGCCAACTGGCCAGCCATCCGCGCCGCCGCCGAATCGGTCGGAGGCGTCGAGACGTATCTCATCGAGCAGGAAGGCAGCCGCTACACGCCGTTCGAGACGGTCGAGAAGTGTCTCGCCTCGTGGCGCGGCATGAAGGCCTGACCGCGCGCGTCAGGCGATCGCATCGATGCGCGCCTTCAGGCCCGCCAGCGCGTCGATCTGGCCGGTGAGGCCATCCCGGGCGGCAGTCAGCGACTGCTGCTCGGCCCGCACGAATCGGCTGTACGGGGCGATGCCTTCCTGCAGCCGGTCCGTGCTGCGCTGCAGTTCGCGCTCGAACTGCGCGCGCAGCGCCGTGGCGAGCGTCTCGCGCAGATCGTGGACCTTCTGGCGGAGTTCCTGCTTCGCCTTGCGGCGACGCGCCGGCACGATGAACAGGCCCACGGTCGCGATCACGCCCGCCAGCACGATGCCCGTGATGTCCGCCGCGGCCGTCGTCGCGGCGATGGTCACCAGCGTGCCGAGACCGAGCGCACCCGCTCCCGCCGCCGCGGCTGCCGCAACGGCGTTGCGCGCGCCTTCGGCCATCACCGCCGCCTCGCGCTGCCGATCGAACCCGTCCACCACCCGCTGCGCTTCCCTGCCGACGGACTCCAGCAGGCGCCCACGTTCGAGGTGGAATCCCGCCAGCTCCGGATCGCCGACGATCCGATCGCGATACTGACGACGACGGTCGGCAAGGTGCGACGTGACCTGCTGCCACTGACGCAGGTCCGTGCTGACCATCCAGTCGATGAGATCCGACACCTTCCGCTCGATCTCCGCGGGGGCGTCGGCCACCACTTCCCTGACGAAGCGCTCCTGCACCCGCGACTTGTCCAGCAGTTCCATCACCCGCGCGAACCGCAGCACATCGTCGAACCACGCCTGCCCGCGCTGTTCCATCCGGAGCAGGACGTTGTCGATGTCGCCCATGCGCAGCGAGAACTGCTGCTGGACGTCGGCGCGGTGGATCGCGTGCTGTTGATCGACGTCGCTCAGCAGGCGCAGATCATCCTGCAGCAGCGCAAGGCGGCCGTCGGTGACGCCGAGGTAGCGCGATGCGAGCGCCGCGCCGACCCCGACGGGATTGGCGAGCTTCAGGCGCAGGCGTTCGCGCTGGTCCAGCCTGTCGTGCACGAAGCGTTCGAGCGCCTCGAAGCGGCTCGCGGTCCACACTTCGGGGTGGCCCTGCCTGGCGCGCATCGCGAGCTTCGCACTCACGGGGAACGTCTCGGGCGCGGTGCCGAGCGTCTCGCGGGCGTGATCGGCCACAAAGGCGGTCACTTTCGCGATGTCGGCCTCGGTCTCCAGCAGGTCGATCTTGTTGACGACGAGGACGACCTTCTTGCCCCATTCGCGGATCGCGGTGAGGAACTGCCGTTCGCTCTCGGTGAACGGCCTGTCGGCCGACGTCACGAACAGCACGAGATCCGAGCGCGGCACGAACTCGGCCGTGATGGCTTCGTGTTCGCGGATGACGGCGTTGGTGCCCGGTGTGTCGACGAGCGTGATCTCGCGAAGGACGTCGACGGGCGCCGCGATCACATGGAGGTGGTCCGATCGCACCACGCGGCTCGCCTCGTCACCGTAGCGCAGCAGGTGCACCTGCGCCGTCGTCGGCGTGACGCCTTCTTCGAGGACCGGTGTCCTGAGGAGTGCGTTGATGAACGCGCTCTTGCCGGCGTTGAACTCACCGACGATGACGACGAGGAACAGGTCGTCGAGCTGCTGGACGGACCGGCGCAGTGCGTCGAGCGCGTCAGGTGCCGCCTCGAGCCCCGTGAGCAGGTCGAGCAGCGCGGCGAGCGTGGCGCGCTCGTCGCTCAGGAGCTGCTGGTCCTCTGGACGGAGGAGGGCGGCGGGCATGCGCGGTCAGCGCGGCGAGACCACGTCGGCGTCGGCGCGCACGCCGCGTGCCTGCTGCGCGCTCGCCAGCAGTTCGAGGAGCGGTTCGGTCTGTTCGAACGACAGGCACGCATCGGTGATGCTCTGGCCGTATACGGCCGCGCAGCCCGGGACGTAGTTCTGGCGGCCTTCGACGAGGTGACTCTCGAGCATGACGCCGAAGATCGGCCACGACCCGTCGGCGACCTGCGCGGCGACGTCGTGCGCAACGTCCACCTGCAGGCGATGGTCCTTCCGGCTGTTGCCGTGCGAACAGTCGATCATCACGCGTTCGGGCAGTTCGTTGGCCCTGAGGCGGTCGCACAGCTCGCGCACCGCTGCCGCGTCGTAGTTCGGCCCCGTGCGCGTGCCGCCGCGGAGGATGACGTGGCCCGTGTCGTTGCCGGTGGTCTGGAAGATCGCCGACACGCCCTGCTTGGTGACCGACGGGAACAGGTGCGGCGAGCGCGCCGAGAGCACGGCGTCGACAGCCACCTGGGCGCTGCCGTCGGTGCCGTTCTTGAATCCCACGGGCATCGAGAGGCCCGACGCGAGCTCGCGGTGGACCTGACTCTCGGTGGTGCGCGCGCCAATCGCGACCCATGAGGTGAGGTCGGCGATGTGCTGCGGCAGCTGCGTGTCGAGGAACTCGCACGCCGTCGGCAGGCCGAGCTCGTTCACGTCGAGCAGGAGGCGGCGCGCGAGGCGAATCCCCTTGTTGATGTGGAAGCTCTCGTCGAGGTCGGGATCGTTGACGAGCCCCTTCCAGCCGACAGACGTCCGCGGCTTCTCGAAGTAGCAGCGCATCACCGTGATGAGCTGGTCCTTGTAGCGTTCGGCGACGGGCAGGAGCCGCTTCGCGTAGTCGAGGGCGGCGCGGGTGTCGTGGATCGAGCAGGGACCGACAATCACCACGAGGCGTCCGTCGCGGCCGGCCAGCACGTCGGAGATGGCCGCCCGCGTGTTGGCAACCACGTTCGAGGCGGCCTCCGAGATCGGGAGCTCTTCGAGCAGGATGGCGGGCGGCAGCAACGGGCGGGTCTGGGCGATACGGAGGTCGTCGGTCCTGCGGAACATGTCACCCGCCAGATTACCGTACCCGCCGCCAAAACGCCGAGATCACCACGCCGAATCGAGCGCCAGGAGCCTTGTGGCGCCGCTGGCGGGACGACGACCGCCGAGCCATTCCACGCGGGTGAACGGGCGCGTCGGATAGACCCTGTCGGTCATGACGGTTTCGCCTTCGTTGGCGAAGACCTCGATGACCGAGACGTCGAAGATCACGCGAATCGGGATCTGGGCCGACGGCCGCAGGGGTGCCGTGTGACGCTCGGCGTAGCCCTTCGACGACTCGCCGAGGCGGGACCGCTCCCTGTCGATCGAGAGCGTCCTGTGGTCCGCGCTCACCGCGACGATCGCCTCTTCGCCGTTGTCGTTACTGAAGCGGAGTCCGACGTCCTCCGTATCTCCGGCCGTGACGACGAACGTGATGTCGGCGCTGGGGGGCAACGGGAGCGGGGTGCTGCGCAACTCC includes:
- a CDS encoding dynamin family protein translates to MPAALLRPEDQQLLSDERATLAALLDLLTGLEAAPDALDALRRSVQQLDDLFLVVIVGEFNAGKSAFINALLRTPVLEEGVTPTTAQVHLLRYGDEASRVVRSDHLHVIAAPVDVLREITLVDTPGTNAVIREHEAITAEFVPRSDLVLFVTSADRPFTESERQFLTAIREWGKKVVLVVNKIDLLETEADIAKVTAFVADHARETLGTAPETFPVSAKLAMRARQGHPEVWTASRFEALERFVHDRLDQRERLRLKLANPVGVGAALASRYLGVTDGRLALLQDDLRLLSDVDQQHAIHRADVQQQFSLRMGDIDNVLLRMEQRGQAWFDDVLRFARVMELLDKSRVQERFVREVVADAPAEIERKVSDLIDWMVSTDLRQWQQVTSHLADRRRQYRDRIVGDPELAGFHLERGRLLESVGREAQRVVDGFDRQREAAVMAEGARNAVAAAAAAGAGALGLGTLVTIAATTAAADITGIVLAGVIATVGLFIVPARRRKAKQELRQKVHDLRETLATALRAQFERELQRSTDRLQEGIAPYSRFVRAEQQSLTAARDGLTGQIDALAGLKARIDAIA
- a CDS encoding 3-deoxy-7-phosphoheptulonate synthase, which produces MFRRTDDLRIAQTRPLLPPAILLEELPISEAASNVVANTRAAISDVLAGRDGRLVVIVGPCSIHDTRAALDYAKRLLPVAERYKDQLITVMRCYFEKPRTSVGWKGLVNDPDLDESFHINKGIRLARRLLLDVNELGLPTACEFLDTQLPQHIADLTSWVAIGARTTESQVHRELASGLSMPVGFKNGTDGSAQVAVDAVLSARSPHLFPSVTKQGVSAIFQTTGNDTGHVILRGGTRTGPNYDAAAVRELCDRLRANELPERVMIDCSHGNSRKDHRLQVDVAHDVAAQVADGSWPIFGVMLESHLVEGRQNYVPGCAAVYGQSITDACLSFEQTEPLLELLASAQQARGVRADADVVSPR
- a CDS encoding HAMP domain-containing protein, with translation MRAPLSFRTRLTLRWTIAFGLLLACANLAVYLGVRTYVHRDFDATLRTLAGTEIVSSTDEDGELHLHDLALEDLIGGDYTDKFVQYFSLDGRIAFQSTVLGGRRVLDEAEFARALAGDHRVITLRIGDRRGRVVTALIRDASTSYVAAIGLFTDALDLMLSRLAAILVAVWVLALGATAWIGFLLASRALEPIDAITARAARIATGDIDMRLDPPHVDDEIGRMTRLLNEMLDRLHAVIDSHKRFAADASHELRSPLTAMAGEIDVALRRERDTDDYRDTLERLRAQIDGLTQVSEHLMLLARVEERGEYVAAEEVSLDTLVGDACTRVAGLATARGVTIASDALDGFVAYGQPGLLARVIDNLLSNAIQYNRDGGTVRIAAFDEPAAGDAWETGRVRIEVSDTGPGIPADEWERIFDRFYRREPSRSRRTGGAGLGLALSRAITAWHGGTLRVRASGAQGTTFELVLPGQRDQR
- a CDS encoding sugar phosphate isomerase/epimerase; the encoded protein is MSSIDTSTLSRRTFLAATLATPLTAALSAAVRPTVGLELFSVRGELAKDLFGTVRKVAGIGYEAVEFFSPYYQWDTAYAKQVRQLLDDVGLKAPSTHNSADVFTPEGLKKAVELNQAIGSTLVVMASAGRGVSTIDDWKRLSDRLAQASETLRPLGMRAGFHNHQNEFTAVEGTRPMDVIASRTPRDFVLQLDVGTCVHAGQDPVAWIKAHPGRIASIHCKDWAPGEGPDKGYHVLTGEGTANWPAIRAAAESVGGVETYLIEQEGSRYTPFETVEKCLASWRGMKA